One stretch of Arachis hypogaea cultivar Tifrunner chromosome 20, arahy.Tifrunner.gnm2.J5K5, whole genome shotgun sequence DNA includes these proteins:
- the LOC112786848 gene encoding aluminum-activated malate transporter 8, producing MESGGFFKSNVMNVAKSIKKTGKDDPRRVIHSLKVGLALTLVSLFYYSRPLYDGFGVAGMWAVLTVVVVFEFTVGGTLSKGLNRGCATLLAGALGVGAQHLATAFGKKGEPIALGALLFILAAGATFLRFFPRIKARYDYGVVIFILTFSLVTVSGFRVNEILELAEQRLLTILIGGATCMVVSILVCPVWAGQELHNLVASNIQKLANYLEGFQAEYFHCIQDKQKSKSSLQGYKSVLGSKASEESLGNLARWEPGHGGFRLRHPWKQYLKLGALARECAYKIETLNTYLNPEIQECMELKCKFEEPCKIMSSESSKALKAISSSMKTMTAPSAAKCHIENSKTATKLLKVALETISLEDAQLRAIIPVATIASILEEITKTVEKVYDSASELSNLAHFKNVESNVSPEKQPPHLLHRGMVNPLVVDIANNNNNNNNNNKNNIDQIEINIHDIISSESPEKVENAPPKSCAENAQSNSCAVVNIIVCH from the exons ATGGAGAGTGGTGGATTCTTCAAATCCAACGTTATGAATGTTGCAAAAAGCATTAAGAAGACCGGGAAAGATGACCCTAGACGAGTGATTCACTCGTTAAAAGTGGGACTCGCTCTCACTTTGGTCTCATTGTTCTACTACTCAAGGCCTCTTTATGACGGTTTCGGAGTTGCCGGAATGTGGGCGGTTCTTACCGTCGTTGTAGTCTTCGAATTCACCGTAG GTGGAACTCTAAGCAAGGGTCTAAATAGAGGATGTGCCACACTATTAGCCGGTGCTTTAGGGGTTGGAGCTCAGCATTTAGCTACTGCTTTTGGAAAAAAGGGAGAACCCATTGCCCTTGGAGCCCTTCTTTTCATTCTAG CGGCAGGGGCAACGTTCTTGAGATTTTTCCCAAGAATCAAGGCAAGATATGACTATGGAGTGGTGATATTTATATTGACGTTCAGTTTAGTAACAGTGTCAGGATTCAGAGTGAATGAGATATTGGAGCTTGCTGAGCAGAGACTCTTAACAATCTTGATTGGTGGAGCCACTTGCATGGTTGTCTCAATATTGGTTTGTCCAGTTTGGGCGGGTCAAGAGCTTCATAACTTGGTTGCTTCCAACATACAAAAGCTTGCCAATTACCTTGAAGGATTTCAAGCAGAATATTTTCACTGCATACAAGACAAACAAAAATCTAAGTCATCTCTTCAAGGATATAAAAGTGTTCTTGGTTCTAAAGCATCTGAAGAGTCCTTG GGGAATTTGGCCAGGTGGGAGCCTGGACATGGCGGTTTTCGTCTTCGTCATCCATGGAAGCAGTACTTGAAGCTTGGTGCACTTGCTAGAGAATGTGCTTACAAAATTGAAACTCTCAACACCTATCTTAACCCTGAAATCCAA GAATGTATGGAATTAAAGTGTAAATTTGAAGAACCATGCAAAATAATGAGTTCAGAATCAAGCAAGGCACTGAAGGCAATATCTTCATCAATGAAAACAATGACGGCTCCTTCCGCCGCTAAATGCCACATAGAAAATTCTAAAACTGCCACTAAATTACTCAAAGTTGCACTGGAAACAATTTCACTAGAGGATGCTCAACTCAGAGCTATAATCCCAGTCGCCACCATTGCATCAATACTAGAAGAAATCACTAAGACAGTTGAAAAGGTTTATGATTCGGCTTCCGAGCTTTCTAATTTAGCGCATTTCAAGAATGTTGAATCAAATGTCTCGCCGGAGAAGCAGCCACCGCACCTACTCCACCGTGGCATGGTAAACCCTCTTGTGGTGGAcattgctaataataataataacaataataataataataagaataatattgACCAAATTGAAATAAATATCCATGACATAATAAGTTCTGAATCACCTGAAAAAGTAGAAAATGCACCACCAAAATCTTGTGCAGAAAATGCACAATCAAACTCTTGTGCAGTTGTAAATATAATTGTATGTCATTAA